One Hyphomicrobium sp. CS1GBMeth3 DNA window includes the following coding sequences:
- a CDS encoding YcgN family cysteine cluster protein produces the protein MSNRKRPTSKAKTEASRKRDAAARRAARRVRHVPADRFTDDAVWAAEGEEKPFWETKRLKEMTPEEWDSLCDGCGQCCLNKLEDEDTGRIFLTRLACGLLDVNSCRCKDYENRFARMPDCLSIDMKAVRKLKWLPESCAYRRLNEGRGLTWWHPLISGDPETVHQAGISVRGWARSEKGVKQDEIERYIIGEVG, from the coding sequence GTGAGCAACCGCAAGAGACCGACATCGAAGGCGAAGACTGAGGCGTCTCGCAAACGCGACGCCGCTGCCAGGCGCGCGGCGCGGAGGGTGCGTCACGTTCCGGCCGATCGCTTCACCGACGATGCCGTGTGGGCTGCGGAGGGCGAGGAGAAGCCGTTCTGGGAAACGAAGCGTCTCAAGGAGATGACGCCGGAAGAGTGGGATTCGCTCTGCGACGGCTGCGGCCAGTGCTGCCTCAACAAGCTCGAGGACGAGGACACCGGCAGGATTTTTCTCACGCGCCTCGCCTGCGGTTTGCTCGACGTCAATTCGTGCCGCTGTAAGGACTACGAGAACCGCTTTGCGCGCATGCCCGATTGCCTCTCCATCGACATGAAGGCCGTGCGCAAGCTGAAATGGCTGCCTGAGAGCTGCGCCTACCGCCGCCTCAACGAAGGCCGCGGGCTGACGTGGTGGCATCCGCTGATTTCAGGCGATCCGGAAACCGTGCATCAGGCCGGCATCTCCGTTCGCGGCTGGGCCCGCAGCGAGAAGGGCGTCAAGCAAGACGAGATCGAGCGCTACATCATCGGCGAGGTCGGCTGA
- a CDS encoding nuclear transport factor 2 family protein, producing the protein MQSPHDVVHALLHQWAADPAGAMKTKVAPDVVYTLNVSPDALPLGGETVGWDAVNEILLGIRKIFDYLVYKPRILSVDGNVVRARIELVLRHRPSGEVFTGQMRSVFTVRDGLVTRVDEYVDAPMVETFMRLVSGGEGESG; encoded by the coding sequence ATGCAGTCTCCGCACGACGTCGTACACGCCCTTTTGCACCAATGGGCCGCCGATCCCGCAGGCGCAATGAAGACGAAAGTCGCGCCGGACGTGGTCTATACGTTGAACGTTTCACCCGATGCCTTGCCGCTCGGCGGGGAGACGGTGGGCTGGGATGCCGTGAACGAGATTCTGCTCGGCATCCGAAAGATCTTCGACTACCTCGTCTATAAGCCGCGGATCCTATCCGTCGATGGAAACGTCGTGCGGGCGCGCATCGAGCTGGTTTTACGCCACAGGCCGAGCGGCGAGGTGTTCACCGGCCAGATGCGAAGCGTCTTCACAGTACGGGACGGCTTGGTCACGCGCGTTGACGAGTATGTCGATGCGCCCATGGTCGAGACCTTCATGCGGCTCGTGTCGGGCGGAGAGGGCGAATCCGGCTAG
- the msrB gene encoding peptide-methionine (R)-S-oxide reductase MsrB, with translation MTDPHDEAYWREKLSPEQYRVLRQGGTERPFTGEHLNTHAAGTFTCAACGAQLFASDTKFESGTGWPSFDQALPGVIEYHQDTSHGMVRTEVRCANCGSHLGHVFEDGPTESGKRYCINSVCLNHQKE, from the coding sequence ATGACCGACCCCCACGACGAGGCCTATTGGCGTGAGAAGCTTTCGCCGGAGCAGTACCGCGTGCTGCGCCAGGGCGGCACCGAGCGCCCGTTTACGGGCGAGCACCTCAACACGCATGCGGCAGGCACGTTCACGTGTGCTGCGTGCGGCGCGCAACTCTTTGCGTCCGATACCAAATTCGAGTCCGGCACCGGCTGGCCCTCATTCGATCAGGCCCTACCGGGCGTGATCGAGTACCATCAGGATACGTCGCACGGAATGGTGCGGACGGAGGTGCGATGTGCCAACTGCGGCTCGCACCTGGGTCATGTCTTCGAAGACGGACCAACGGAATCGGGCAAGCGCTATTGCATCAATTCCGTCTGTCTCAACCATCAAAAAGAGTAG
- the msrQ gene encoding protein-methionine-sulfoxide reductase heme-binding subunit MsrQ encodes MWFGPGGWALYAIGLVPAVWTFHLAVSDRLGADPLKVLEQTLGLWALRFLVASLAITPLRRLGGPNLMPYRRTIGLLAFWYALFHVTVYVWLDQGLDTGLIWKDIVKRPYITVGLLSFLILIPLAATSNATMIRRLGAAAWQRLHRWVYLAAAAAALHFIMLVKAWPAEPFVYAAFVAALLLCRIADGWRRTNHRNVNTNRGRP; translated from the coding sequence GTGTGGTTTGGCCCGGGCGGCTGGGCGCTTTACGCGATCGGACTCGTGCCGGCTGTTTGGACCTTCCATCTCGCCGTTTCGGACCGGCTCGGCGCCGATCCGCTGAAGGTGCTGGAGCAGACGCTTGGGCTCTGGGCGCTGCGGTTCCTCGTTGCGTCCCTCGCCATCACGCCGCTGCGGCGCCTCGGCGGGCCGAACCTCATGCCCTACCGGCGCACGATCGGGCTGCTCGCGTTCTGGTACGCGCTGTTTCACGTCACGGTGTATGTGTGGCTCGATCAGGGGCTCGACACCGGTCTGATCTGGAAGGATATCGTCAAGCGACCCTATATTACGGTCGGGCTTCTGAGCTTTTTGATCCTGATCCCGCTGGCGGCGACGTCGAATGCGACCATGATCCGAAGGCTCGGCGCCGCCGCGTGGCAGCGGCTGCACCGCTGGGTGTATCTGGCGGCAGCCGCCGCGGCGCTGCATTTCATCATGCTAGTCAAGGCTTGGCCCGCGGAACCGTTCGTCTATGCCGCCTTCGTGGCGGCGCTGCTGCTTTGCCGCATCGCCGACGGCTGGCGCAGAACAAACCACAGAAACGTCAACACGAACCGAGGACGTCCATGA
- the msrP gene encoding protein-methionine-sulfoxide reductase catalytic subunit MsrP: MLIRKARDIPASEITPRSVYFRRRELLTGGLGLAALALLPKDRSQGAPIATQKSPFSTDEPVTRREDATTYNNFYEFGTDKADPAAYAHTLTTSPWSVKIDGLVGKPQTMAIEDILKPVALEERVYRLRCVEGWSMVIPWIGFPLADLLKRVEPLGSAKYVAFETLVRPEEMPAQKGLFQPLPWPYLEGLRLDEAMHPLTILATGMYGETLPNQNGAPLRLVVPWKYGFKSIKSIVRISLVEKQPPTTWQSSQASEYGFYSNVNPEVDHPRWSQATERRIGEGSGLFAKRRPTLMFNGYGEQVAQLYAGLDLRANY, translated from the coding sequence ATGCTAATCCGCAAGGCGCGCGACATCCCGGCCTCCGAAATTACGCCAAGGAGCGTTTATTTCCGCCGCCGCGAGCTTTTGACCGGTGGTCTCGGGCTTGCGGCCCTGGCGCTCTTGCCGAAAGATCGGTCGCAGGGCGCGCCCATCGCCACACAAAAGAGTCCCTTCTCGACCGACGAGCCGGTGACGCGGCGCGAGGACGCCACGACCTACAACAACTTCTACGAGTTCGGCACCGACAAGGCCGATCCGGCAGCGTACGCCCACACGCTGACGACCAGCCCATGGTCGGTCAAGATCGACGGGCTTGTCGGCAAGCCGCAGACGATGGCGATCGAGGATATCCTGAAGCCTGTTGCGCTCGAGGAGCGCGTCTATCGGCTGCGCTGCGTCGAGGGCTGGTCGATGGTCATCCCGTGGATCGGCTTTCCGCTCGCAGACCTGCTTAAGCGCGTCGAGCCGCTCGGCAGCGCGAAGTACGTGGCGTTCGAAACGCTGGTGCGGCCCGAGGAGATGCCGGCGCAGAAAGGGCTCTTCCAGCCGCTGCCGTGGCCTTATCTCGAGGGGCTCCGGCTGGACGAGGCGATGCACCCGCTCACCATTCTCGCGACCGGCATGTACGGCGAGACGCTGCCAAACCAGAACGGCGCGCCGTTGCGGCTCGTCGTGCCCTGGAAGTATGGGTTCAAGAGCATCAAGTCGATCGTCCGCATTTCGCTCGTCGAGAAGCAACCGCCGACGACATGGCAATCCTCGCAGGCCAGCGAGTACGGCTTCTATTCGAACGTCAATCCGGAGGTTGATCATCCGCGCTGGAGCCAAGCTACGGAGCGGCGGATCGGCGAAGGAAGCGGGCTGTTCGCCAAGCGTCGGCCGACGCTGATGTTCAACGGCTACGGTGAGCAGGTGGCGCAGCTTTACGCGGGCCTGGACCTCCGTGCCAACTATTGA
- a CDS encoding DUF2779 domain-containing protein, protein MKLSKTNYLVYRDCAHNAWVKVHKPDVYHAEPLSVFERAIIEVGNDVDVRARDLFPGGILIRRGDAVGTAQMVSERASVLYQPVFETERYTTACDVLAWNEAAGGYDLYEVKASTSGDDRKAKDDLYAHDIAFQALVLRANGLPLARLHLVRLNGDYVSDGTLDLARLFTREDFTDRVTPLLEKVESEMDAAHDLIQLAALPAPPCTCIYKGRSSHCTSFAHINPDVPEYSVHDLTRIGTSPKRLRALIDDGILSITDVPIDFELTIPQRHQVDTARRRQPYVDLPPLAAFLDQIRYPIAFLDYETYPCALPRFAGYAPFNHVPFQFSLHTIEAPGAEPVHREFLFTEATCPDVPFVGALRSALPEDGAVVVWNKPFERGINAKLAERLPHEAAYLTSVNDRVVDLMDVFTQQMVVHPGFRGRTSIKWVLPALVPDLSYKGLAIQEGATASETWNAMVTGELEPDEARAAAKNLLTYCGLDSLAMLEIWRALQDISATHDIRQAG, encoded by the coding sequence ATGAAGCTCAGCAAGACGAACTACCTCGTCTACCGCGACTGCGCCCACAACGCCTGGGTCAAGGTTCACAAGCCCGACGTCTATCACGCCGAGCCGCTTTCTGTTTTCGAGCGTGCGATCATAGAGGTCGGCAACGACGTCGACGTGCGCGCCCGTGACCTGTTCCCAGGCGGGATTTTGATCCGGCGTGGCGATGCGGTCGGCACGGCGCAAATGGTTTCCGAGCGCGCGTCCGTCCTCTATCAGCCGGTCTTCGAGACCGAGCGCTACACGACGGCCTGCGACGTTCTGGCCTGGAACGAGGCCGCCGGCGGCTACGACCTCTACGAGGTCAAGGCCTCGACGAGCGGCGATGACCGCAAGGCCAAGGATGATCTTTACGCTCACGACATCGCGTTCCAGGCGCTCGTGCTGCGCGCCAACGGCCTGCCGCTCGCCCGCCTGCACCTCGTGCGCTTGAATGGTGACTACGTCTCGGATGGCACGCTCGATCTCGCGCGCCTCTTCACGCGTGAGGATTTCACGGACCGCGTGACGCCTCTCCTCGAGAAGGTCGAGTCCGAGATGGATGCGGCGCACGACTTGATCCAGCTCGCAGCTTTGCCCGCGCCGCCCTGCACCTGCATCTACAAAGGTCGCAGCAGCCACTGCACGTCGTTTGCCCACATCAATCCGGATGTTCCGGAGTACAGCGTCCATGATCTCACGCGCATCGGCACCTCGCCAAAGCGCCTGCGCGCGCTGATCGACGACGGCATTCTTTCGATCACGGACGTGCCGATCGATTTCGAGCTGACGATCCCGCAGCGTCATCAGGTCGATACCGCGCGTCGCCGCCAGCCGTACGTTGATCTGCCGCCGCTCGCAGCCTTTCTCGATCAGATCCGCTATCCGATCGCGTTCCTCGACTACGAGACGTATCCTTGCGCACTGCCGCGCTTTGCAGGCTACGCGCCGTTCAACCACGTCCCGTTCCAGTTCTCGCTGCACACGATCGAGGCTCCCGGCGCCGAGCCGGTACATCGCGAGTTCCTGTTCACCGAGGCAACCTGTCCCGATGTCCCGTTCGTTGGCGCGTTGAGAAGCGCGCTGCCGGAAGACGGCGCCGTCGTCGTCTGGAACAAGCCGTTCGAACGCGGCATCAACGCCAAGCTCGCCGAGCGCTTGCCGCACGAGGCGGCCTATCTCACATCCGTCAACGATCGCGTCGTCGATCTGATGGACGTGTTCACGCAGCAGATGGTCGTGCATCCGGGTTTCCGCGGTCGCACGTCGATCAAGTGGGTGCTGCCGGCGCTGGTGCCAGACCTCTCCTACAAGGGGCTCGCGATCCAGGAAGGCGCGACGGCAAGCGAAACCTGGAATGCGATGGTGACGGGCGAACTCGAGCCGGACGAAGCGCGCGCGGCGGCGAAGAATCTTCTGACTTACTGCGGGCTCGACTCGCTCGCGATGCTGGAAATCTGGCGCGCGTTGCAAGACATCTCGGCCACCCACGACATCCGCCAAGCCGGCTGA